One window from the genome of Actinoplanes teichomyceticus ATCC 31121 encodes:
- a CDS encoding F0F1 ATP synthase subunit gamma has protein sequence MAGQVQALRRRIRTVKSTKKIAKAQELVATSRIAKAQERVNASRPYSVAITKVLAALASNASVDNPLLVARERVQRAGVLLITSDRGLAGAYNANAIRACEQLIAQLRSEGKDVALYVVGRKGAGYYRFRNRPVAASWTGFSERPSFTDARNIGDALIEAFTAGSETDGTFGPEGIVGVDELHIVSTEFKSLMTQTANAKPLAPVQIEDQAEEQPESGLRAAYEFEPDADELLDALLPKYLNTRIYAALLDSAASESASRRRAMKSASDNADDLLKRYTREMNSARQAAITQEISEIVGGANALAAAGSDV, from the coding sequence ATGGCCGGTCAGGTACAGGCGCTGCGGCGGCGCATCCGCACCGTCAAGTCGACCAAGAAGATCGCCAAGGCGCAGGAGCTGGTGGCCACCAGCCGCATCGCCAAGGCGCAGGAGCGGGTGAACGCCTCGCGGCCGTACTCGGTGGCGATCACCAAGGTGCTGGCGGCGCTGGCGTCGAACGCTTCGGTCGACAACCCGCTGCTGGTCGCGCGTGAGCGCGTCCAGCGGGCGGGTGTCCTGCTGATCACCAGTGACCGGGGCCTGGCCGGCGCCTACAACGCCAACGCCATCCGCGCCTGCGAGCAGCTGATCGCTCAGCTGCGCTCGGAGGGCAAGGACGTGGCGCTGTACGTGGTGGGCCGCAAGGGCGCCGGTTACTACCGGTTCCGCAACCGGCCGGTCGCCGCCAGCTGGACCGGCTTCTCCGAGCGCCCGTCGTTCACCGACGCCAGGAACATCGGCGACGCGCTGATCGAGGCGTTCACCGCGGGTTCGGAGACGGACGGGACCTTCGGGCCCGAGGGCATCGTGGGCGTGGACGAGCTGCACATCGTCAGCACCGAGTTCAAGTCCCTGATGACCCAGACCGCGAACGCGAAGCCACTCGCGCCGGTGCAGATCGAGGACCAGGCGGAGGAGCAGCCCGAGTCCGGGCTGCGCGCCGCGTACGAATTCGAGCCGGACGCCGACGAGCTGCTCGACGCGTTGCTGCCGAAGTACCTCAACACGCGGATCTACGCGGCGTTGCTGGACTCGGCGGCGAGCGAGTCGGCATCCCGGCGGCGGGCGATGAAGAGCGCGTCGGACAACGCCGACGACCTCCTCAAGCGGTACACGCGCGAGATGAACTCCGCGCGGCAGGCTGCGATCACCCAGGAAATCAGTGAGATCGTCGGCGGCGCCAACGCGCTGGCGGCGGCGGGAAGTGATGTGTGA
- the atpA gene encoding F0F1 ATP synthase subunit alpha, giving the protein MAELTISSDEIRGALERYVSSYSPEVSREEVGIVSDAGDGIAHVEGLPSTMANELLEFADGTLGVALNLDVREIGAVILGDYANIEEGQQVKRTGRVLSVPVGDAFLGRVVDALGNPIDDRGEIANEGFRELELQAPNVMARQPVKQPLQTGIKAIDAMTPIGRGQRQLIIGDRKTGKTTVALDTIINQKANWESGDPEKQVRCIYVAIGQKASTIASIRGVLEAQGALQYTTIVAAPASDPAGFKYIAPYTGSSIGQHWMYNGKHVLIVFDDLTKQAEAYRAVSLLLRRPPGREAYPGDVFYLHSRLLERCAKLSNELGGGSMTGLPIIETKANDISAYIPTNVISITDGQIFLESDLFASGVRPAINVGTSVSRVGGSAQVKAMRSVSGRLRLDLAQFRELEAFSAFASDLDRASRAQLEKGIRLVELLKQPQYSPYSTVDQVISIWAGTTGQLDDIPVGDVRRFEQEFLQWFKQHNSDVYTAIESTNLLSDDNVESLKAGVVEFKKVFQSSATGESGS; this is encoded by the coding sequence ATGGCCGAGCTGACCATCTCCTCGGACGAGATCCGGGGGGCGCTAGAGCGCTACGTCTCGTCCTATTCGCCCGAGGTCTCCCGTGAGGAGGTCGGCATCGTCTCCGATGCGGGCGACGGTATCGCGCACGTCGAGGGCCTGCCCTCGACCATGGCGAACGAGCTCCTGGAGTTCGCCGACGGCACGCTGGGCGTCGCCCTGAACCTCGACGTCCGTGAGATCGGCGCCGTGATCCTGGGTGACTACGCGAACATCGAGGAGGGGCAGCAGGTCAAGCGGACCGGCCGCGTCCTCTCGGTGCCGGTCGGCGACGCCTTCCTGGGTCGCGTTGTGGACGCCCTGGGCAACCCGATCGACGACCGCGGCGAGATCGCCAACGAAGGCTTCCGCGAGCTCGAGCTCCAGGCGCCGAACGTGATGGCGCGGCAGCCGGTGAAGCAGCCGCTGCAGACCGGCATCAAGGCGATCGACGCCATGACGCCGATCGGCCGCGGCCAGCGCCAGCTGATCATCGGCGACCGCAAGACCGGCAAGACCACGGTCGCGCTCGACACGATCATCAACCAGAAGGCCAACTGGGAGTCCGGCGACCCGGAGAAGCAGGTCCGCTGCATCTACGTCGCCATCGGCCAGAAGGCCTCGACGATCGCCAGCATCCGCGGCGTTCTCGAGGCGCAGGGCGCGCTGCAGTACACGACGATCGTCGCGGCTCCGGCGTCCGACCCGGCCGGCTTCAAGTACATCGCGCCGTACACCGGTTCCTCCATCGGTCAGCACTGGATGTACAACGGCAAGCACGTCCTGATCGTCTTCGACGACCTGACCAAGCAGGCCGAGGCGTACCGCGCGGTCTCGCTGCTGCTGCGCCGCCCGCCGGGCCGTGAGGCGTACCCGGGTGACGTCTTCTACCTGCACTCCCGGCTGCTGGAGCGCTGCGCCAAGCTCTCCAACGAGCTGGGTGGCGGCTCGATGACCGGTCTGCCGATCATCGAGACCAAGGCCAACGACATCTCGGCCTACATCCCGACCAACGTCATCTCGATCACCGACGGCCAGATCTTCCTGGAGTCCGACCTGTTCGCCTCGGGTGTCCGCCCGGCGATCAACGTCGGCACCTCGGTGTCCCGAGTGGGTGGCTCGGCGCAGGTGAAGGCCATGCGCTCGGTCTCCGGTCGTCTGCGTCTCGACCTGGCCCAGTTCCGTGAGCTGGAGGCCTTCTCGGCCTTCGCCTCCGACCTGGACCGCGCCTCGCGTGCGCAGCTGGAGAAGGGCATCCGCCTGGTCGAGCTGCTCAAGCAGCCGCAGTACTCGCCGTACTCGACGGTCGACCAGGTCATCTCGATCTGGGCGGGCACCACCGGCCAGCTCGACGACATCCCGGTCGGCGACGTGCGTCGCTTCGAGCAGGAATTCCTGCAGTGGTTCAAGCAGCACAACAGCGACGTCTACACCGCGATCGAGTCGACGAACCTGCTGAGCGACGACAACGTCGAGAGCCTCAAGGCCGGTGTCGTCGAGTTCAAGAAGGTCTTCCAGAGCAGCGCGACCGGCGAGAGCGGTAGCTAG
- a CDS encoding cob(I)yrinic acid a,c-diamide adenosyltransferase produces the protein MTVHLTRIYTRTGDAGQTRLVNNEVAAKTDPRIAAYADADECNAALGVALALGALPDDVREVLSRVQNDLFDLGADLGNPLAEDPPYPPLRITEEYVTRLEGWCDEFNERLAALDSFILPGGTPGAALLHVARTVARRAERSAWALIEADPERTPVLPAKYLNRLSDLLFILSRVANPDGDVKWVPGGSR, from the coding sequence ATGACTGTGCATCTCACCCGCATCTACACCCGTACCGGCGACGCCGGTCAGACCCGGCTGGTCAACAACGAGGTGGCGGCGAAGACCGATCCGCGGATCGCGGCCTACGCCGACGCGGACGAGTGCAACGCGGCGCTGGGCGTCGCGCTCGCGCTCGGCGCGCTTCCCGACGACGTACGTGAGGTGCTGAGCCGGGTGCAGAACGACCTCTTCGACCTGGGGGCGGACCTCGGCAACCCGCTGGCGGAGGACCCGCCGTACCCGCCGCTGCGGATCACCGAGGAGTACGTGACGCGGCTGGAGGGCTGGTGCGACGAGTTCAACGAGCGTCTCGCCGCCCTGGACAGCTTCATCCTGCCGGGTGGCACCCCCGGGGCGGCGCTGCTGCACGTGGCCCGGACCGTGGCGCGGCGGGCGGAACGTTCGGCGTGGGCGCTGATCGAGGCCGACCCCGAGCGTACGCCGGTGCTCCCGGCCAAGTACCTCAACCGGCTCTCCGACCTGCTGTTCATCCTGTCCCGGGTGGCGAACCCGGACGGCGACGTGAAGTGGGTCCCCGGCGGCTCCCGCTGA
- the murA gene encoding UDP-N-acetylglucosamine 1-carboxyvinyltransferase produces the protein MARVDVIRVKGGAPLTGDVTVGGAKNSALKLMAVALLGEGRSVVSNVPRITDIAIMAEVLRRLGCDVTLSGTEAAIDVPLEPGAEADYDLVRRLRASICVLGPLLARRGYVRVALPGGDMIGSRGLDMHVSGLARMGAEISNEHGFVIASAPAGLRGTKIWLDFPSVGATENLLMAAVLAKGVTEIDNAAREPEIVDICEMLVAMGARITGAGTSTLVIEGVDGPLQPVRHTTIGDRIVGGTWAYGAAMTRGDVTVHGVRPEFLDIALDKLVAAGATVEPGDNRFRVRMTERPRHVDIVTLPYPGFATDLLPMAIGLASVAEGSSLITENIFDGRFMFVNEMVRLGADIRTDGHHAVVNGRERLSGAPVRATDIRAGAGLVIAGLCADGVTEVGEVHHIDRGYPDFVADLSRLGVEVERTDVPEPTFDF, from the coding sequence ATGGCCCGCGTGGATGTGATCAGGGTGAAGGGCGGCGCACCGCTCACCGGTGACGTCACGGTCGGTGGCGCGAAGAACTCGGCGCTCAAGCTGATGGCGGTCGCCCTGCTCGGCGAGGGGCGCAGCGTGGTCTCCAACGTGCCCCGGATCACCGACATCGCGATCATGGCGGAGGTGCTCCGCCGGCTCGGCTGCGACGTGACGCTGAGCGGCACCGAGGCGGCGATCGACGTGCCGCTGGAGCCGGGCGCGGAGGCCGACTACGACCTGGTGCGCCGGCTGCGCGCGTCGATCTGCGTGCTGGGCCCGCTGCTGGCCCGCCGCGGCTACGTCCGGGTGGCCCTGCCGGGCGGCGACATGATCGGTTCCCGCGGCCTGGACATGCACGTGTCCGGCCTGGCCCGGATGGGCGCGGAGATCTCCAACGAGCACGGGTTCGTGATCGCCTCGGCTCCGGCCGGGCTGCGCGGCACCAAGATCTGGCTGGACTTCCCGAGCGTGGGCGCGACCGAGAACCTGCTGATGGCGGCGGTGCTGGCGAAGGGCGTCACGGAGATCGACAACGCCGCCCGGGAACCGGAGATCGTGGACATCTGCGAGATGCTCGTCGCGATGGGCGCCCGGATCACCGGGGCGGGCACGTCGACGCTGGTCATCGAGGGCGTGGACGGGCCGCTCCAACCGGTGCGGCACACCACGATCGGTGACCGGATCGTCGGCGGGACCTGGGCGTACGGCGCGGCGATGACCCGTGGTGACGTGACCGTGCACGGGGTGCGGCCGGAGTTCCTGGACATCGCGCTGGACAAGCTGGTGGCGGCCGGAGCGACCGTCGAGCCCGGGGACAACCGGTTCCGGGTACGGATGACCGAGCGGCCCCGGCACGTCGACATCGTCACGCTGCCGTACCCGGGTTTCGCCACCGACCTGCTGCCGATGGCGATCGGGCTGGCGTCGGTGGCCGAGGGCTCGTCGCTGATCACCGAGAACATCTTCGACGGGCGCTTCATGTTCGTGAACGAGATGGTACGGCTGGGAGCGGACATCCGTACCGACGGGCACCACGCGGTGGTCAACGGCCGGGAGCGGCTCTCCGGCGCGCCGGTGCGGGCCACCGACATCCGGGCCGGTGCGGGCCTGGTCATCGCCGGGCTGTGTGCGGACGGGGTGACCGAGGTGGGCGAGGTGCACCACATCGACCGCGGCTACCCGGACTTCGTCGCCGACCTGTCCCGGCTCGGTGTCGAGGTGGAGCGCACCGACGTGCCGGAGCCGACCTTCGACTTCTGA
- a CDS encoding 3-hydroxyacyl-CoA dehydrogenase family protein — MAGRLAVIGSGLMGSGIAQVSAQAGWQVTMRDVDDASLKRGLGAISDSLSRFAAKGKIAEEEVEATLGRITPTTDMDAVAEADIVVEAIFEKVEAKHDVFRQLDKICKAGAVLGTNTSAIPITQIAAVTSRPESVVGIHFFSPVPMMKLVELVRGYQTADRTMSAARDFAEGVGKTCVEVKRDVAGFVSNRLFSALLVEAIKLVESGVVSAADLDTVMKLGFGHAMGPLATVDLTGLDVMLNAAGNIYRDTQDEKFFPPELLQRMVTAGDLGRKTGKGFYSY; from the coding sequence ATGGCGGGTCGTCTCGCGGTCATCGGTTCCGGATTGATGGGTTCCGGCATCGCCCAGGTCTCGGCGCAGGCAGGCTGGCAGGTCACCATGCGGGACGTCGACGACGCCTCGCTCAAGCGCGGCCTCGGCGCGATCAGTGACTCGCTGTCCCGCTTCGCGGCCAAGGGCAAGATCGCCGAGGAGGAGGTCGAGGCCACCCTCGGCCGGATCACCCCGACCACCGACATGGACGCGGTCGCCGAGGCCGACATCGTGGTCGAGGCGATCTTCGAGAAGGTCGAGGCCAAGCACGACGTCTTCCGGCAGCTGGACAAGATCTGCAAGGCCGGCGCGGTGCTGGGCACGAACACCTCGGCCATCCCGATCACCCAGATCGCCGCTGTCACCTCCCGGCCGGAGTCGGTGGTCGGCATCCACTTCTTCTCCCCGGTCCCGATGATGAAGCTCGTCGAGCTGGTCCGCGGCTACCAGACCGCCGACCGGACCATGTCCGCCGCCCGCGACTTCGCCGAGGGTGTCGGCAAGACCTGCGTCGAGGTCAAGCGCGACGTGGCCGGTTTCGTCTCCAACCGCCTGTTCTCCGCGCTGCTGGTCGAGGCCATCAAGCTGGTCGAGTCGGGCGTCGTCTCCGCCGCCGACCTGGACACGGTCATGAAGCTCGGCTTCGGTCACGCCATGGGGCCGCTCGCCACCGTCGACCTGACCGGCCTGGACGTGATGCTGAACGCGGCCGGCAACATTTACCGCGACACCCAGGACGAGAAGTTCTTCCCGCCGGAGCTCCTCCAGCGCATGGTCACCGCGGGCGACCTGGGCCGCAAGACCGGCAAGGGCTTCTACAGCTACTGA
- a CDS encoding DUF2550 domain-containing protein, whose amino-acid sequence MRVLEIIGICLVALLALLFAIFFRRRLLMLGGGTIRLQVRTNTMVPGRGWSPGLGQFVGDELRFHKMFSLAFRPKRVLDRRVLTIAERRLPTGPERLTMPGHWVVLRCAMGGTEVEIAMAETTVTGFLSWLEAGPPRDPGSVPGRSIFGGPHPLES is encoded by the coding sequence ATGCGGGTTCTGGAAATCATCGGAATCTGCCTCGTCGCGCTGCTCGCGCTTCTCTTCGCCATCTTCTTCCGCCGCCGCCTGCTCATGCTCGGCGGCGGCACCATCCGGCTGCAGGTCCGCACCAACACGATGGTGCCGGGCCGCGGCTGGTCACCCGGGCTCGGCCAGTTCGTCGGCGACGAGCTCCGCTTCCACAAGATGTTCAGCCTGGCCTTCCGCCCCAAACGGGTGCTCGACCGGCGGGTCCTGACGATCGCCGAGCGCCGCCTGCCGACCGGCCCCGAGCGGCTCACCATGCCCGGTCACTGGGTGGTGCTGCGCTGTGCCATGGGCGGCACCGAGGTCGAGATCGCCATGGCCGAGACCACGGTCACCGGATTCCTGTCCTGGCTGGAGGCCGGGCCGCCTCGCGACCCGGGCAGTGTGCCCGGCCGATCCATCTTCGGCGGGCCGCACCCGCTCGAGAGCTGA
- a CDS encoding F0F1 ATP synthase subunit epsilon, whose protein sequence is MANQLHVEVVAVEQKIWAGEAEMLVARTTEGEIGVLPGHSPLLGLLKEPSQVRVKLAGGEQLTYDVAGGFLSIDANGVTVLAESATPATPEQH, encoded by the coding sequence GTGGCCAACCAGCTTCACGTCGAGGTCGTCGCCGTCGAGCAGAAGATCTGGGCCGGTGAGGCCGAGATGCTCGTCGCGCGAACCACCGAGGGTGAGATCGGTGTGCTGCCCGGCCACTCGCCGCTCCTCGGCCTGCTCAAGGAGCCGTCCCAGGTCCGGGTCAAGCTCGCCGGCGGTGAGCAGCTGACCTATGACGTCGCCGGGGGCTTCCTCTCCATCGACGCGAACGGCGTCACCGTGCTCGCCGAGAGCGCGACCCCCGCGACGCCCGAGCAGCACTGA
- a CDS encoding PhzF family phenazine biosynthesis protein, with protein MRIRIVDAFTDRPFAGNPAGVLLLDGDAFPADDWMQRVAAEVNLSETAFLHRSPEAGADWALRWFTPAAEVALCGHATLATTHVLRQAGLIDGPVRFTTTSGILTATVAADGLITLDFPVAPLSPIDVDPALATALGAELLSCRWTGPNTDDVLAEVADEKTVRALTPDLGALARLTRRGVIVTALAEDPASGYDFVSRFFGPAVGVNEDPVTGSAHTALTPYWSERLGRTTLTGYQASSRGGLVLLTLRGDRVDLSGHAVTTIDGELRVALPAS; from the coding sequence ATGCGGATCCGAATCGTCGACGCCTTCACCGACCGACCCTTCGCCGGCAACCCGGCCGGCGTGCTCCTCCTCGACGGCGACGCCTTCCCCGCCGACGACTGGATGCAGCGGGTGGCCGCCGAGGTCAACCTCTCCGAGACCGCGTTCCTGCACCGCTCGCCCGAGGCCGGCGCCGACTGGGCGCTGCGCTGGTTCACCCCGGCCGCCGAGGTCGCGCTCTGCGGGCACGCCACCCTCGCCACCACGCACGTGCTGCGCCAGGCCGGCCTGATCGACGGGCCGGTCCGGTTCACCACCACCAGCGGCATCCTGACCGCCACGGTCGCCGCGGACGGCCTGATCACGCTGGACTTCCCGGTCGCCCCACTCAGCCCGATCGACGTCGACCCGGCCCTCGCCACCGCGCTCGGCGCCGAGCTGCTGAGCTGCCGCTGGACCGGGCCGAACACCGACGACGTGCTGGCCGAGGTGGCCGACGAGAAGACCGTACGCGCGCTGACACCGGACCTCGGCGCCCTGGCCCGCCTCACCCGGCGCGGCGTCATCGTGACCGCCCTCGCCGAGGACCCGGCGTCCGGATACGACTTCGTCTCCCGCTTCTTCGGCCCGGCCGTAGGGGTGAACGAGGACCCGGTCACCGGCAGCGCGCACACCGCGCTCACGCCGTACTGGAGCGAGCGCCTGGGCCGCACCACGCTCACCGGCTATCAGGCCTCGTCCCGGGGCGGCCTGGTCCTTCTCACCCTGCGCGGCGACCGGGTCGACCTCTCCGGGCACGCGGTGACCACCATCGACGGCGAGTTGCGGGTGGCGCTTCCGGCCTCGTGA
- a CDS encoding LCP family protein, whose amino-acid sequence MAKSAKRRTPLWARLTAIFGGVLMVTSGGVLVTGQALISKYTSGLDAGSTLVGDPAEGATKGSAEIKGPLNILMAGIDPRDEKTPPLSDSIIVAHIPASMDQVYMFSIPRDLYVDIPAFKATGFGGGKAKINSAMSYGSSVGNGKHDVRQGFQLLTKTVSQLTGIDSFDAGAIINFGGFKKIVEAMGGVTMKIDMTVKSEHLKPNGKPRDRRPECADNKCDHPYIGEQKVYKPGTYHLKAWEALDYVRQRYGLPNSDYDRQRHQQQFIKAMAKQAMSKGVVTNPSKMLKILDAAGDALTFGAANGTSVLDWGLALKDLNTDNMVSIKLDGGGVFDPATNRYYGEKLADGSQAFFQAVRDDKIQEFLLAHPEFINKNS is encoded by the coding sequence GTGGCTAAGTCTGCGAAGCGCCGCACACCGCTGTGGGCGCGGCTGACCGCCATTTTCGGCGGCGTGCTGATGGTGACCAGCGGTGGCGTCCTGGTGACCGGCCAGGCCCTCATCTCGAAGTACACCAGCGGCCTGGACGCCGGCAGCACGCTGGTCGGCGACCCCGCCGAGGGGGCCACCAAGGGCAGCGCCGAGATCAAGGGCCCGCTCAACATCCTGATGGCCGGTATCGACCCGCGCGACGAGAAGACCCCGCCGCTGTCCGACTCGATCATCGTGGCGCACATCCCGGCGAGCATGGACCAGGTCTACATGTTCTCCATCCCGCGGGACCTGTACGTCGACATCCCGGCGTTCAAGGCGACCGGGTTCGGCGGCGGCAAGGCGAAGATCAACTCGGCGATGTCGTACGGCAGCTCCGTCGGCAACGGCAAGCACGACGTGCGGCAGGGCTTCCAGCTGCTCACCAAGACGGTCAGCCAGCTCACCGGGATCGATTCGTTCGACGCCGGCGCGATCATCAACTTCGGCGGTTTCAAGAAGATCGTCGAGGCGATGGGCGGCGTGACCATGAAGATCGACATGACGGTCAAGTCGGAGCACCTCAAGCCGAACGGCAAGCCCCGGGACCGTCGCCCGGAGTGTGCCGACAACAAGTGCGACCATCCGTACATCGGTGAGCAGAAGGTCTACAAGCCGGGGACCTACCACCTCAAGGCCTGGGAGGCGCTGGACTACGTCCGCCAGCGGTACGGCCTGCCGAACAGCGACTACGACCGGCAGCGGCACCAGCAGCAGTTCATCAAGGCGATGGCCAAGCAGGCGATGAGCAAGGGCGTGGTGACCAACCCGTCCAAGATGCTGAAGATCCTGGACGCGGCCGGCGACGCGCTGACCTTCGGTGCCGCCAACGGCACCAGCGTCCTGGACTGGGGTCTGGCGTTGAAGGATCTGAACACCGACAACATGGTGTCCATCAAGCTGGACGGTGGCGGCGTCTTCGACCCGGCCACCAACAGGTACTACGGGGAAAAGCTCGCCGACGGGTCGCAGGCGTTCTTCCAGGCGGTGAGGGACGACAAGATCCAGGAGTTTCTGCTGGCCCACCCGGAGTTCATCAACAAGAACAGCTAG
- the atpD gene encoding F0F1 ATP synthase subunit beta: protein MTAVAEPTKAETAVGRVVRVIGPVVDVEFPRDAMPAIFNALHVEVTLSEGKKKLTLEVAQHLGDNLLRAISMQPTDGLVRGAEVNDTGAPISVPVGDVTKGHVFNALGEVLNVDPSTLDIQERWAIHRKPPAFADLEPKTEMLETGIKVLDLLAPYVRGGKIGLFGGAGVGKTVLIQEMIIRVARNFGGTSVFAGVGERTREGNDLILEMDEGGVLDKTALVFGQMDEPPGTRLRVALTALTMAEYFRDVQNQEVLLFIDNIFRFTQAGSEVSTLLGRMPSAVGYQPTLADEMGELQERITSVRGKAITSLQAIYVPADDYTDPAPATTFAHLDATTNLERSISDKGIYPAVDPLASSSRILAPEFVGAEHYAVAREVQRILQKYKDLQDIIAILGMDELSEEDKVTVARARRIERFLSQNTYAAEQFTGVPGSTVPLKETIEAFKKIAEGEYDNYPEQAFFMCGGLEDLEKNAHELMKG, encoded by the coding sequence ATGACTGCTGTAGCTGAGCCCACCAAGGCGGAGACCGCTGTCGGCCGTGTCGTCCGGGTCATCGGCCCGGTCGTCGACGTCGAGTTTCCCCGCGACGCCATGCCCGCGATCTTCAACGCGCTGCACGTCGAGGTCACCCTCTCCGAGGGCAAGAAGAAGCTGACGCTGGAGGTCGCCCAGCACCTGGGTGACAACCTGCTCCGCGCGATCTCGATGCAGCCGACCGACGGCCTGGTCCGGGGCGCCGAGGTCAACGACACCGGCGCGCCGATCTCGGTGCCCGTCGGTGACGTGACCAAGGGCCACGTGTTCAACGCCCTCGGTGAGGTGCTCAACGTCGACCCGTCGACGCTGGACATCCAGGAGCGCTGGGCGATCCACCGCAAGCCCCCGGCGTTCGCCGACCTGGAGCCGAAGACCGAGATGCTGGAGACCGGCATCAAGGTGCTCGACCTGCTCGCGCCGTACGTGCGTGGTGGCAAGATCGGCCTGTTCGGTGGCGCGGGCGTGGGCAAGACCGTGCTCATCCAGGAGATGATCATCCGGGTCGCCCGGAACTTCGGTGGCACCTCGGTGTTCGCCGGCGTCGGCGAGCGCACCCGTGAGGGCAACGACCTCATCCTGGAGATGGACGAGGGTGGCGTTCTGGACAAGACCGCCCTGGTCTTCGGCCAGATGGACGAGCCGCCGGGCACCCGTCTGCGGGTGGCGCTGACCGCGCTCACCATGGCCGAGTACTTCCGGGACGTCCAGAACCAGGAGGTGCTGCTCTTCATCGACAACATCTTCCGGTTCACCCAGGCCGGTTCCGAGGTGTCGACCCTGCTCGGCCGTATGCCGTCCGCCGTGGGTTACCAGCCCACCCTGGCCGACGAGATGGGCGAGCTGCAGGAGCGGATCACCTCGGTCCGGGGCAAGGCGATCACCTCGCTGCAGGCGATCTACGTGCCCGCCGACGACTACACCGACCCGGCGCCGGCCACCACCTTCGCCCACCTGGACGCGACCACCAACCTGGAGCGGTCGATCTCGGACAAGGGCATCTACCCGGCCGTGGACCCGCTGGCCTCCAGCTCGCGGATCCTGGCCCCGGAGTTCGTCGGCGCCGAGCACTACGCGGTCGCCCGTGAGGTCCAGCGGATCCTGCAGAAGTACAAGGACCTGCAGGACATCATCGCCATCCTCGGTATGGACGAGCTCTCCGAGGAGGACAAGGTCACGGTCGCCCGGGCCCGCCGCATCGAGCGGTTCCTGTCGCAGAACACCTACGCGGCGGAGCAGTTCACCGGCGTTCCCGGCTCGACGGTCCCGCTGAAGGAGACCATCGAGGCGTTCAAGAAGATCGCCGAGGGTGAGTACGACAACTACCCGGAGCAGGCGTTCTTCATGTGCGGCGGTCTCGAGGACCTGGAGAAGAACGCGCACGAGCTGATGAAGGGCTGA
- a CDS encoding F0F1 ATP synthase subunit delta, which produces MASGVTNQAYADAVERLHADTATFTGTQLATVADEFLSVAGLLREQPRLRRALTDPSRPGADRAGLFRSLLAGKAAEVTVTALSTLVAGRFSQPGDLLDATERLGVDTLLAAAQKDGKLAEIEDELFRFGQIVAGTPELAATLSDVGAPVEPRAKLVGDLLTGKAQPTTVRLVQVALEGFGGRGFEASLNRLVELTAGKRDREVAYVTVAKPLSDAEETALAAKLSTIYGREVSLKVDVNPAIIGGVSVRVGSDLYDGTILRRLNAAKQAFA; this is translated from the coding sequence ATGGCGTCGGGCGTCACCAACCAGGCCTACGCGGACGCGGTGGAGCGGCTGCACGCCGACACCGCCACGTTCACCGGCACGCAGCTGGCCACGGTCGCCGACGAGTTCCTGTCGGTGGCCGGCCTGCTGCGGGAGCAGCCCCGGCTGCGCCGGGCGCTGACCGATCCGTCGCGGCCGGGCGCCGACCGGGCCGGGCTGTTCCGCTCGCTGCTCGCCGGCAAGGCGGCCGAGGTGACCGTCACCGCGCTGTCCACCCTGGTGGCCGGCCGGTTCTCCCAGCCCGGCGACCTGCTGGACGCGACCGAGCGGCTGGGTGTGGACACCCTGCTGGCCGCGGCGCAGAAGGACGGGAAGCTGGCGGAGATCGAGGACGAGCTGTTCCGCTTCGGACAGATCGTCGCCGGTACGCCGGAGCTCGCGGCCACGCTCAGCGACGTCGGCGCGCCGGTCGAGCCCCGGGCTAAGCTGGTCGGGGACCTGCTGACCGGCAAGGCCCAGCCGACCACGGTGCGACTCGTCCAGGTCGCGCTCGAGGGGTTCGGTGGCCGCGGCTTCGAGGCCTCGCTGAACCGGCTGGTCGAGCTGACCGCCGGCAAGCGGGACCGCGAGGTGGCGTACGTGACGGTGGCCAAGCCGCTCAGCGACGCCGAGGAGACCGCGCTGGCCGCCAAGCTGTCCACCATCTACGGCCGTGAGGTCTCGTTGAAGGTGGACGTCAACCCGGCGATCATCGGCGGGGTCAGCGTCCGGGTCGGCTCCGACCTCTACGACGGCACGATCCTGCGTCGGCTGAACGCCGCCAAGCAGGCGTTCGCTTAA